TGCCAAGAACGTCGGATTTTGCTGCCCCGCCATGATCACCAGGTACTTCTCTTCAAGCACCGGCGGCGCTATTTTAGCCCCGTCGTGATCTGCCTCCCCTGCTTCGAGGTCCCTCTCGCCAACCGCGATCTCCCCGCGTTCCAGGTTTTCTGCGAGTAGCTTCCAGTAGGAGCACGCCAAGATCACGAGAGCTAAAACAATGAGCCCCAGCATCGCTGCCAGTCCGCCGAATAAGTACGGCACAGGCGAGTTCCATGCTGACTGATGCCCCGGTGACGGTGGCGCCGCTGGTGCCCCCGCTGTTGCCATTTCTccttcaatatatatataccaacacacttaccaatatatatatatctacacTGAATATACAGAGGCCCGTTATTAAGGGACGGTGGTTTTGGTGGTGATGGCGGCGgcggcggggggggggggatggggggggg
This Sesamum indicum cultivar Zhongzhi No. 13 linkage group LG5, S_indicum_v1.0, whole genome shotgun sequence DNA region includes the following protein-coding sequences:
- the LOC105162957 gene encoding protein GLUTAMINE DUMPER 5-like — encoded protein: MATAGAPAAPPSPGHQSAWNSPVPYLFGGLAAMLGLIVLALVILACSYWKLLAENLERGEIAVGERDLEAGEADHDGAKIAPPVLEEKYLVIMAGQQNPTFLATPASSRASSFGSKSSLSTTSNGQSTTPDCEEKTGDRNLETHNDEASLNQVH